One window from the genome of Roseomonas haemaphysalidis encodes:
- a CDS encoding glycosyltransferase family 2 protein yields MDGSLKQVSVVCPVYNTDPDMIRAAARSVLDQQGASVLELLLVNDQSSSPPTLDVLKALEAEDTRVRVLHNDRNLGPAGTRNAGIRAARGNLIGFLDADDMWRPDSLAARLSAPATEADMVVGSFEDLLPGDVVNTPFPLPLDNGEALGDGWFAWPAPAATHGLINQWRHLGCILAPKAAIKEVGGFDEKLRYGEDWMLIVRLSTLCRVIASNRVLYTLRRQHSSMMTSRARLTRAFSRAEETALVHPALRPYRKQLRWALIRQYKGMAANNLANGMRWQGVQFAVRAWLRDPREIRPLMQFVRAARIANPEHRMREVRKYSTAVVATDLD; encoded by the coding sequence ATGGACGGTTCTTTGAAGCAGGTCAGCGTCGTGTGCCCGGTGTACAACACAGACCCGGATATGATCCGCGCGGCGGCCCGTTCCGTCCTGGATCAGCAGGGTGCCTCGGTGCTGGAACTGCTGCTGGTCAACGACCAATCCTCGTCCCCGCCGACGCTGGACGTGCTGAAGGCCCTGGAAGCCGAGGATACCCGGGTCCGGGTACTGCACAACGACCGGAACCTCGGCCCTGCGGGGACGCGGAATGCCGGCATCCGGGCGGCGCGGGGCAATCTGATCGGCTTTCTCGACGCCGACGACATGTGGCGGCCGGACAGCCTGGCGGCCAGGCTATCGGCGCCGGCCACCGAGGCCGACATGGTCGTCGGTTCTTTCGAGGACCTGCTTCCGGGCGACGTGGTCAACACCCCCTTCCCCTTGCCGTTGGACAATGGTGAGGCGCTGGGCGATGGCTGGTTCGCCTGGCCGGCCCCGGCCGCCACCCATGGCCTGATCAACCAGTGGCGCCACCTGGGCTGCATCCTGGCCCCAAAGGCGGCGATCAAGGAGGTCGGCGGCTTTGACGAAAAGCTTCGCTACGGCGAGGACTGGATGCTGATCGTGCGGCTGTCCACCTTGTGCCGGGTCATCGCCTCCAACCGGGTGCTCTACACCCTGCGCCGCCAGCACAGCAGCATGATGACCAGTCGGGCGAGACTGACCCGCGCGTTTTCCCGTGCCGAGGAAACCGCCCTCGTGCACCCGGCCCTGCGCCCCTATCGCAAGCAGCTGCGCTGGGCACTGATCCGCCAGTACAAGGGCATGGCGGCCAACAACCTCGCCAACGGCATGCGCTGGCAGGGCGTCCAGTTCGCCGTCCGTGCCTGGCTCCGCGACCCTCGGGAAATCAGGCCGCTGATGCAGTTCGTCCGCGCGGCCCGCATTGCGAACCCCGAACACCGGATGCGGGAAGTCCGCAAATACAGCACCGCCGTGGTCGCCACCGACCTGGACTAA
- a CDS encoding ATP-binding cassette domain-containing protein, with amino-acid sequence MAPPPLLILQDTKLNFGTTPLLAGATLSVSPGERLALIGRNGSGKSTLLKIAAGEAQADGGSRFVQPGATVRYLPQEPDLSAYANVLAYVESGLTAGDESYRAHYLLEQLGLTGEELPANLSGGEARRAALARALAPSPDILLLDEPTNHLDLPAIEWLEQEIGSMRSALVLISHDRRFLERLTREMVWLDRGTTRRLARGFAHFEAWRDEVLEQEEVAAHKLDRQIGREEDWMRYGVTARRKRNVRRVAELAGLRQQRRERKAAQGGVRMAASESEASGTLVISAEDVTKAYGERVIVDTFSTRIIRGDRVGIVGPNGAGKTTLLSMLTGILAPDSGTIKLGTNLEMVTLDQRRAALDPNMTVATSLTGARGDQVWVGGQPRHVIGYMKDFLFAPEQARTPVSALSGGERGRLLLARAFATPSNLLVLDEPTNDLDLETLDLLQEQIAEYSGTVIVVSHDRDFLDRVATDVIAWEGEGRWQDYAGGYSDMVNQRGHGVQARADASGKPAAGAGKTAPSATAAPAAAARKRLSFKDQHELDTLPAKMRKLEAEAAKLKDILADPALYSRDRPRFDKATELLARTETALAEAEERWLELEMLREEA; translated from the coding sequence ATGGCCCCGCCCCCTTTGCTGATCCTCCAGGACACCAAGCTGAACTTCGGCACCACGCCGCTGCTGGCGGGGGCGACACTGTCCGTGTCCCCCGGCGAGCGGCTGGCGCTGATCGGCCGCAACGGTTCCGGCAAGTCCACCCTGCTGAAGATCGCCGCCGGCGAGGCGCAGGCCGATGGCGGCAGCCGCTTCGTGCAGCCCGGCGCCACCGTGCGCTACCTGCCGCAGGAGCCCGATCTGTCGGCCTATGCCAACGTGCTGGCCTATGTGGAATCCGGCCTGACGGCGGGCGACGAGTCCTACCGCGCGCACTACCTGCTGGAGCAGCTGGGCCTGACCGGCGAGGAGCTGCCCGCCAACCTGTCGGGCGGCGAGGCCCGCCGCGCGGCGCTGGCCCGCGCCCTGGCCCCGAGCCCGGACATCCTGCTGCTGGACGAGCCGACCAACCACCTCGACCTGCCGGCGATCGAGTGGCTGGAGCAGGAGATCGGCTCCATGCGCTCCGCGCTCGTGCTCATCAGCCATGACCGGCGCTTCCTGGAGCGGCTGACGCGCGAGATGGTCTGGCTCGACCGCGGCACCACCCGCCGCCTGGCCCGCGGCTTCGCGCATTTCGAGGCCTGGCGCGACGAGGTGCTGGAGCAGGAGGAAGTCGCCGCCCACAAGCTGGACCGGCAGATCGGGCGGGAAGAGGACTGGATGCGCTACGGCGTCACCGCCCGGCGCAAGCGCAACGTCCGCCGCGTGGCGGAGCTGGCGGGGCTGCGGCAGCAGCGGCGCGAGCGCAAGGCCGCCCAGGGCGGCGTGCGCATGGCCGCCAGCGAGAGCGAGGCTTCCGGCACCCTGGTCATCTCGGCCGAGGACGTGACCAAGGCCTATGGCGAGCGCGTCATCGTGGACACCTTCTCGACCCGCATCATCCGGGGCGACCGCGTTGGCATCGTCGGCCCCAACGGGGCGGGCAAGACCACGCTGCTGTCCATGCTGACCGGCATCCTGGCGCCCGATTCGGGCACCATCAAGCTCGGCACCAACCTGGAGATGGTGACGCTGGACCAGCGCCGCGCGGCGCTCGACCCCAACATGACCGTCGCCACCAGCCTGACCGGCGCGCGCGGCGACCAGGTCTGGGTGGGCGGCCAGCCGCGCCACGTGATCGGCTACATGAAGGACTTCCTGTTCGCGCCGGAACAGGCCCGCACGCCGGTCTCGGCGCTGTCGGGCGGCGAGCGGGGGCGGCTGCTGCTGGCCCGCGCCTTTGCCACGCCTTCCAACCTGCTGGTGCTGGACGAGCCGACCAACGACCTGGACCTGGAAACGCTGGATCTCTTGCAGGAGCAGATCGCCGAGTATTCCGGCACCGTCATCGTTGTCAGCCACGACCGTGACTTCCTGGACCGTGTGGCAACCGACGTGATCGCCTGGGAAGGCGAAGGGCGCTGGCAGGACTATGCCGGCGGCTATTCCGACATGGTCAACCAGCGCGGCCATGGCGTGCAGGCCCGGGCCGATGCCAGCGGCAAGCCGGCCGCGGGCGCGGGCAAGACGGCGCCCTCCGCCACGGCCGCGCCCGCCGCCGCCGCCCGCAAGCGCCTGTCCTTCAAGGACCAGCACGAGCTGGACACGCTGCCCGCCAAGATGAGGAAGCTGGAAGCCGAGGCCGCCAAGCTGAAGGACATCCTGGCCGACCCCGCGCTTTACAGCCGCGACCGCCCGCGCTTCGACAAGGCGACCGAGCTGCTGGCGCGAACCGAGACGGCGCTGGCGGAAGCCGAGGAACGCTGGCTCGAACTCGAGATGCTGCGCGAGGAAGCGTGA
- a CDS encoding NAD(P)/FAD-dependent oxidoreductase yields the protein MEQVDCVVVGAGVVGLAAARALALSGREVLVLEAAEGIGTETSSRNSEVIHAGIYYPKGSLMARSCVAGRQRLYAYCEERGIPHRRCGKLIVATNEAEAGQLASIRARAAANGVDDLREITAAEAREMEPAVACTAALHSPSTGIVDSHAFMLSLQGDAENAGAAFVFHAPVLSGRLLPDGGAELSVGGAEPMELRCTLLVNAAGLHAPALARRLAGLPEAMVPPAFYAKGNYFVLSGRSPFSRLIYPVPVPGGLGTHLTLDLGGQAKFGPDVEWVDHVNYDVDPARGEGFYAAIRRYWPDLPNGALQPGYCGIRPKTVGPGQPGQDFMVQGPRDHGQPGLINLFGIESPGLTASLALGEVVLEHSF from the coding sequence ATGGAACAGGTGGATTGCGTGGTGGTGGGTGCCGGCGTGGTGGGGCTGGCGGCGGCGCGCGCCCTGGCCCTGTCCGGGCGCGAGGTGCTGGTGCTGGAGGCGGCGGAGGGGATCGGCACGGAAACCTCGTCGCGCAACAGCGAGGTCATCCATGCCGGCATCTACTACCCCAAGGGCAGCCTGATGGCCCGCTCCTGCGTGGCGGGGCGGCAGCGCCTTTACGCCTATTGCGAGGAGCGCGGCATCCCGCACCGCCGCTGCGGCAAGCTGATCGTCGCCACCAACGAGGCCGAGGCCGGGCAGCTCGCCTCCATCCGCGCTCGCGCCGCCGCCAATGGCGTGGACGACCTGCGCGAGATCACCGCCGCCGAGGCGAGGGAGATGGAACCCGCCGTGGCCTGCACGGCCGCGCTGCATTCCCCCTCCACCGGCATCGTCGACAGCCACGCCTTCATGCTGTCCTTGCAGGGCGATGCCGAGAACGCGGGCGCGGCCTTCGTGTTCCACGCCCCGGTGCTGTCCGGCCGCCTGCTGCCGGACGGGGGCGCCGAGCTTTCGGTCGGTGGCGCCGAGCCCATGGAACTGCGCTGCACCCTGCTGGTCAACGCCGCCGGACTGCATGCCCCTGCCCTGGCCCGCCGGCTGGCCGGGCTGCCGGAAGCCATGGTGCCGCCCGCCTTCTACGCCAAGGGCAACTACTTCGTGCTGTCCGGCCGCTCGCCGTTTTCGCGGCTGATCTACCCGGTGCCGGTGCCGGGTGGCCTGGGGACGCACCTGACCCTGGACCTTGGCGGGCAGGCCAAGTTCGGGCCAGACGTCGAATGGGTGGACCACGTGAACTACGACGTGGACCCGGCGCGGGGCGAAGGCTTCTATGCCGCCATCCGGCGCTATTGGCCCGATTTGCCGAACGGCGCCCTGCAGCCGGGTTACTGCGGCATCCGGCCCAAGACCGTGGGTCCCGGGCAACCGGGACAGGACTTCATGGTCCAGGGTCCGCGCGACCACGGGCAGCCGGGGCTGATCAACCTGTTCGGCATCGAAAGCCCCGGGCTGACGGCATCCCTGGCGCTGGGCGAGGTGGTGCTGGAACACAGTTTCTAG
- a CDS encoding aspartate dehydrogenase, whose product MRIAIAGLGAVGMTLARALDAGIPGCELVAVSARDREAAVGRIANLRRPVPVVAIAELEPLADLVVECAPAALLPEIAAPFLRTGKTAVVISAGALLFHDSLIGLAREHGGRIVVPTGALLGLDAVLAAAEGTIHSVRMVTRKPVRGLVGAPYLTENNIDIEQIREPLRIFEGTAREAAAGFPANLNVAVALSLAGIGADRTRLEIWADPALERNTHSIAVDADSARFTMTIENIPSENPKTGRITALSVVACLRKMGAALRVGT is encoded by the coding sequence TTGAGAATCGCCATCGCCGGGCTTGGTGCCGTCGGCATGACCCTGGCCCGGGCGCTGGACGCCGGCATCCCCGGCTGTGAACTGGTCGCCGTATCCGCGCGCGACCGCGAGGCCGCCGTTGGGCGTATCGCCAACCTGCGGCGCCCCGTGCCGGTGGTGGCCATCGCCGAGCTGGAGCCGCTGGCCGACCTGGTGGTGGAATGCGCCCCCGCGGCGCTGCTGCCGGAGATCGCCGCGCCGTTCCTGCGGACCGGCAAGACGGCGGTGGTGATCAGCGCCGGGGCATTGCTGTTCCATGACAGCCTGATCGGGCTGGCGCGGGAGCATGGTGGCCGCATCGTCGTGCCGACCGGCGCGCTGCTCGGGCTGGACGCGGTGCTGGCCGCCGCCGAGGGCACCATCCACAGCGTGCGCATGGTCACCCGCAAGCCGGTGCGCGGCCTGGTGGGCGCGCCCTACCTCACCGAGAACAACATCGACATCGAGCAGATCCGCGAGCCGCTGCGCATCTTCGAAGGCACGGCGCGGGAGGCGGCGGCGGGCTTTCCCGCCAACCTCAACGTGGCGGTGGCGCTGTCGCTGGCCGGCATCGGCGCGGACCGCACCCGGCTGGAGATCTGGGCCGACCCGGCGCTCGAGCGCAACACGCACAGCATCGCGGTGGACGCCGACTCCGCCCGCTTCACCATGACCATCGAGAACATCCCGAGCGAGAACCCCAAGACGGGGCGCATCACCGCGCTGTCCGTCGTGGCCTGCCTGCGCAAGATGGGTGCGGCCCTGCGGGTCGGCACCTGA
- a CDS encoding oligosaccharide flippase family protein: MVSIRHGFAWMAMAQGSLFVLQFVISILVARLLGPYEMGIFAIALSIVGLLSIIRSFGLGSYLIRAPELTRSVVATVFTINAGLAIMVALAIVAFSLLGGTLLKEPGVRDLLMVMAIMPLLGIFDMIPFAVIERRGDFRTVAIVNIVRYSVANLSTLAFAYAGHSYMSLGYGQVIGSAIAVVLNNLVVRRSVSIRLGLENWRDVMKFGTQMLTISAIAGLQGRIADLVLAKALGLAAFGIFSRASSLTGVVWENFQVVVLRVLFTDFAEQRRQKRSLRHSYLRLTEVLTGLLWPAFIGISVVSGPLVMALFGQDWLGAVVPLSILAVSTAIFVLIIIAQDIYIVSNATARQTRLEVIRAPISLALFSIGCLISLEAAAAMKVVEAVVVVAMYRRDLERMTDTSWSDYVPIYGRGLLLTAAATLPAAMVMTAYGWSPSTPLAAVLGGVAAGGVVWFAALWALRHPLYEEVQRLLRQVQSRLRPAPPPPA; this comes from the coding sequence GTGGTCTCGATCCGTCACGGTTTTGCCTGGATGGCCATGGCCCAGGGCAGCCTGTTTGTTCTGCAGTTCGTCATCTCCATCCTGGTCGCGCGCCTGCTCGGCCCCTACGAGATGGGCATCTTCGCGATCGCGCTGTCCATTGTCGGCCTGCTGTCCATCATCCGGTCCTTCGGCCTTGGTTCCTATCTGATCCGTGCCCCGGAGCTGACCCGCTCCGTGGTCGCCACGGTATTCACCATCAATGCCGGCCTGGCCATCATGGTCGCCCTGGCCATCGTTGCCTTCAGCCTGCTGGGCGGCACCCTGCTCAAGGAACCCGGCGTGCGGGACCTCCTGATGGTCATGGCCATCATGCCGCTGCTCGGCATCTTCGATATGATCCCCTTCGCGGTCATCGAGCGGCGGGGCGATTTTCGGACGGTCGCGATCGTCAACATCGTCCGCTACAGCGTGGCGAACCTCAGCACCCTGGCCTTCGCCTATGCCGGGCACAGTTACATGAGCCTCGGCTACGGGCAGGTGATCGGCAGCGCCATCGCGGTGGTGCTGAACAACCTCGTTGTCCGGCGCTCGGTCTCGATCCGCCTTGGCCTGGAGAACTGGCGCGACGTCATGAAGTTCGGCACGCAGATGCTCACCATCTCGGCGATCGCCGGGCTGCAGGGGCGCATCGCGGACCTCGTCCTCGCCAAGGCGCTCGGCCTGGCCGCCTTCGGCATCTTTTCGCGCGCGAGCAGCCTGACCGGCGTGGTTTGGGAAAACTTCCAAGTGGTCGTGCTGCGCGTGCTGTTCACCGACTTTGCCGAGCAGCGGCGGCAGAAGCGCTCGCTGCGTCACAGCTACCTGCGGCTGACCGAAGTGCTGACCGGCCTGCTGTGGCCGGCCTTTATCGGCATCAGCGTGGTGTCGGGACCCCTGGTGATGGCCCTGTTCGGCCAGGACTGGCTGGGCGCGGTGGTGCCGCTGAGCATCCTGGCGGTTTCCACCGCCATCTTCGTTCTGATCATCATCGCCCAGGACATCTACATCGTCAGCAACGCGACGGCCCGGCAAACCCGGCTGGAGGTTATCCGGGCGCCCATCTCCCTGGCCCTCTTTTCGATCGGATGCCTGATCAGCCTGGAAGCCGCCGCCGCCATGAAGGTGGTGGAGGCGGTGGTGGTGGTCGCGATGTACCGCCGCGACCTGGAACGGATGACCGATACCTCCTGGTCGGACTACGTGCCCATCTACGGCCGCGGACTGCTGTTGACGGCCGCCGCCACCTTGCCCGCGGCGATGGTGATGACGGCCTATGGCTGGTCGCCCAGCACCCCTCTGGCCGCCGTGCTGGGCGGCGTGGCGGCCGGTGGCGTGGTGTGGTTCGCCGCGCTCTGGGCCCTGCGCCACCCGCTGTACGAGGAAGTGCAGCGGCTGCTGCGGCAAGTGCAGTCACGGCTGCGCCCGGCGCCGCCGCCGCCCGCCTGA
- a CDS encoding Bug family tripartite tricarboxylate transporter substrate binding protein yields MLRRRSLAWLGAAALGPSFTAPRPARAAWPERPIQIICPGPAGGGMDTYARAIIPFVAPRLGNANMVVINRPNASGQLAFESVALAEPDGYTIGVAQTPNLVTLPIERQVRYRVRDLTFIANVVEDPGGLFVRANSPYRTLPELVADAKGKPGRLAIGSAGIGTDDHLLILALQEATGCSFSHVPYSGTPPIIQAVLAGDIAAGSFNVSEGIGLLRQGSLRLLGQANEQRWSEAADVPTFREQGIDMVAGSVRGVIGPPNMPPALRDRFRAAFAGALADPAWVKEAARLSLPLRVMSGEAQQELFLADDAKLRALWQRQPWRE; encoded by the coding sequence ATGCTCAGGCGGAGAAGCCTCGCATGGCTGGGGGCGGCCGCCCTCGGCCCGTCATTCACGGCCCCGCGCCCGGCGCGGGCGGCCTGGCCCGAGCGGCCGATCCAGATCATCTGCCCCGGTCCCGCCGGCGGCGGCATGGACACCTATGCCCGCGCCATCATCCCCTTCGTGGCGCCACGCCTGGGCAATGCCAACATGGTGGTGATCAACCGCCCGAACGCCTCCGGCCAGCTGGCGTTCGAAAGCGTCGCCCTGGCGGAGCCGGACGGCTACACCATCGGCGTGGCGCAGACGCCGAACCTCGTTACCCTGCCGATCGAGCGGCAGGTGCGCTACCGCGTGCGGGACCTGACCTTCATCGCCAACGTGGTGGAGGACCCGGGCGGGCTCTTTGTCCGCGCCAACTCCCCGTACCGCACCCTGCCGGAGCTGGTGGCCGATGCGAAAGGCAAGCCCGGGCGGCTGGCCATCGGCAGCGCGGGCATCGGCACGGACGACCACCTGCTGATCCTGGCCTTGCAGGAAGCGACGGGCTGCAGCTTTTCCCACGTCCCCTACTCCGGCACGCCGCCCATCATCCAGGCGGTGCTGGCCGGTGACATCGCCGCCGGGTCGTTCAATGTCAGCGAAGGCATCGGCCTGCTGCGCCAGGGCTCGCTGCGCCTGCTGGGCCAGGCGAACGAGCAACGCTGGAGCGAGGCCGCGGACGTGCCCACCTTCCGCGAGCAGGGCATCGACATGGTGGCCGGCTCGGTGCGCGGGGTGATCGGCCCGCCCAACATGCCGCCCGCGTTGCGCGACCGCTTCCGCGCCGCCTTCGCCGGGGCCCTGGCGGACCCGGCCTGGGTGAAGGAGGCCGCGCGGCTGTCCCTGCCCCTGCGGGTGATGAGCGGCGAGGCGCAGCAGGAGCTTTTCCTGGCCGACGACGCCAAGCTGCGCGCGCTGTGGCAGCGCCAGCCCTGGCGGGAGTGA
- a CDS encoding TolC family outer membrane protein, with protein MMKSVSASVMLVMMLGGVARGQTLQDALSAAYANNPTLQTSRAQLRVVDENVPQALAGWRPSVTLSGSAGYNQGTARSRGIYGDTDRQIGSGTATVTQPLYNGGRTVAGTRRAENQVLAQRARLLATEQQVLSDTVQAYVAVIRDQETLRLNVNNVQVLQRQLDATNERFRVGEITRTDVAQAESRLAGARATRANAEGTLQTSRATFARLVGVAPERLVAPQPLAAPVRSAREAAELASVNAPAVVATLFDEAAGREQIDVQFATLLPQVSLQAQTYRSDNTQSPHTRATGEQITATLSVPLYQGGAEYAAVRQARQDAQRLRQVVDDQRRAAMQQATQAWETLVAARAQVDSVRSQIRAAEIALDGVQREAVVGSRTTLDVLNAEQELLNARVTLVQALANVVTNSYALAGAVGRLTAKDLALPVPLYDMEAYYRAVRNKWFGTSDLSQVNNPSAP; from the coding sequence ATGATGAAGAGTGTCTCGGCGTCGGTGATGCTGGTGATGATGCTGGGTGGTGTGGCGCGGGGTCAGACGCTGCAGGACGCGTTGTCGGCGGCGTATGCCAACAACCCGACGCTGCAAACGTCGCGGGCGCAGCTGCGGGTGGTGGACGAGAACGTGCCGCAGGCGCTGGCGGGGTGGCGGCCGAGCGTGACGCTGTCGGGCAGCGCGGGGTACAACCAGGGCACGGCGCGGTCGCGGGGCATTTACGGCGACACGGACCGCCAGATTGGCAGCGGCACGGCGACGGTGACGCAGCCGCTGTACAACGGCGGCCGCACGGTGGCTGGCACGCGGCGGGCGGAGAACCAGGTGCTGGCGCAGCGGGCGCGGCTGCTCGCCACCGAGCAGCAGGTGCTGTCGGACACGGTGCAGGCCTATGTGGCGGTGATCCGCGACCAGGAAACGCTGCGGCTGAACGTCAACAACGTGCAGGTGCTGCAGCGGCAGCTGGATGCCACCAACGAACGCTTCCGGGTGGGCGAGATCACGCGCACCGACGTGGCGCAGGCGGAAAGCCGGCTGGCGGGCGCGCGGGCGACGCGGGCCAATGCGGAAGGCACGCTGCAAACCAGCCGGGCGACGTTTGCGCGGCTGGTGGGGGTGGCGCCGGAGCGGCTGGTGGCGCCGCAGCCGCTGGCAGCCCCGGTGCGCAGCGCGCGCGAGGCGGCGGAGCTGGCGTCGGTGAACGCGCCGGCGGTGGTGGCGACGCTGTTTGACGAGGCGGCGGGGCGCGAGCAGATCGACGTGCAGTTCGCGACCTTGCTGCCGCAGGTGTCGCTGCAGGCGCAGACCTACCGATCGGACAACACGCAGTCGCCGCACACGCGGGCGACGGGCGAGCAGATCACGGCGACGCTGTCGGTGCCGCTGTACCAGGGTGGCGCGGAATACGCGGCGGTGCGGCAGGCGCGGCAGGACGCGCAGCGGCTGCGGCAGGTGGTGGACGACCAGCGGCGGGCGGCGATGCAGCAGGCGACGCAGGCGTGGGAAACGCTGGTGGCGGCGCGGGCGCAGGTGGACAGCGTGCGATCGCAGATCCGGGCGGCGGAGATTGCGCTGGACGGGGTGCAGCGCGAGGCGGTGGTGGGCAGCCGGACGACGCTGGACGTGCTGAACGCGGAGCAGGAGCTGCTGAACGCGCGGGTGACGCTGGTGCAGGCGCTGGCCAACGTGGTGACCAACAGCTACGCGCTGGCCGGCGCCGTGGGGCGGCTGACCGCCAAGGACCTCGCCCTGCCCGTGCCCCTCTACGACATGGAGGCCTACTACCGCGCCGTCCGCAACAAATGGTTCGGCACCAGCGACCTCTCGCAGGTTAACAACCCTTCGGCACCCTGA
- a CDS encoding M20/M25/M40 family metallo-hydrolase — translation MSDTTAPTMRAALAALDNGGAAEEAAALLASPVFARAAGFVAQDHERTVADIIRLTEIASPPYGEVNRAAAFAEALRGHGLQNVGTDTEGNVTGLRPGTDPDAGLIVLCSHLDTVFPAGTDVTVKREGTILRAPGVGDDTRGLAVMLAILRALDAAGIQTRASILAMGSVGEEGSGDLRGVKAFFRDDPRRGRVAAFMALDGLDPSRLVTAAVGSKRYRVTFKGPGGHSFAAFGLVNPAFALARAADALSRIRVPAKPKTTFSIGRMGGGSSINAIPEEVWMEVDLRSASPEALATLEARFLAILPQAADDENAARDTGAGRIQVDAKVIGDRPAGSTEMGSRMVRLAQAVMTGQGHEFHAESSSTDSNIAMSLGLPAITVGSGCAGGRAHSLEEWIDVEPRASAHGIATAMGTLLALAGVEASAG, via the coding sequence ATGTCCGACACCACCGCCCCCACGATGCGCGCGGCGCTCGCCGCCCTCGACAACGGCGGCGCGGCGGAGGAGGCGGCGGCCCTGCTGGCCAGCCCCGTCTTCGCCCGTGCCGCCGGCTTCGTGGCGCAGGACCACGAGCGCACCGTCGCCGACATCATCCGCCTGACCGAGATCGCTTCGCCTCCGTACGGCGAGGTCAACCGCGCCGCCGCCTTTGCGGAAGCGCTGCGTGGGCACGGGCTGCAGAACGTCGGCACGGATACCGAGGGCAATGTCACGGGCCTGCGCCCTGGCACGGACCCGGATGCCGGGCTGATCGTGCTGTGCTCGCACCTCGACACCGTGTTTCCCGCCGGTACCGATGTCACGGTGAAGCGGGAAGGGACCATCCTGCGCGCCCCCGGCGTGGGCGACGACACGCGCGGCCTGGCGGTGATGCTGGCCATCCTGCGCGCCTTGGATGCCGCTGGCATCCAGACCCGCGCTTCCATCCTGGCCATGGGCTCGGTGGGCGAGGAAGGCTCGGGCGACCTGCGCGGCGTGAAGGCCTTCTTCCGCGACGACCCGCGCCGCGGCAGGGTCGCGGCCTTCATGGCGCTGGACGGTCTGGACCCCTCGCGGTTGGTCACTGCGGCGGTGGGCAGCAAGCGCTACCGCGTCACCTTCAAGGGGCCGGGCGGGCATTCCTTCGCGGCCTTCGGCCTGGTCAACCCGGCCTTCGCCCTGGCGCGGGCGGCGGATGCCCTGTCGCGCATCCGCGTGCCGGCCAAGCCCAAGACCACCTTCTCCATTGGCCGCATGGGCGGCGGCAGTTCCATCAACGCCATTCCGGAGGAAGTCTGGATGGAGGTGGACCTGCGGTCCGCGTCACCCGAGGCGCTGGCGACCCTGGAAGCCCGCTTTCTGGCCATCCTCCCCCAGGCGGCGGATGACGAGAACGCGGCGCGCGACACCGGCGCCGGGCGTATCCAGGTGGATGCCAAGGTGATCGGCGACCGGCCGGCCGGCAGCACCGAGATGGGCAGCCGCATGGTGCGCTTGGCGCAGGCGGTCATGACGGGGCAGGGGCATGAGTTCCACGCCGAATCCTCCTCCACCGACAGCAACATCGCGATGAGCCTGGGCCTGCCCGCCATCACCGTGGGGTCCGGCTGTGCCGGCGGCCGCGCGCATTCGCTGGAGGAGTGGATCGACGTGGAGCCCCGCGCCAGCGCCCATGGCATCGCGACCGCGATGGGCACGCTGCTGGCGCTGGCGGGGGTGGAAGCCTCAGCCGGCTGA
- the greB gene encoding transcription elongation factor GreB, with product MADTDDDDDDDASLSGLPAGTPFYMTPAGHAALRAELDALWQGERPKVVEIVSWAAGLGDRSENADYQYGKRRLREIDRRVRYIRKRLDKAEVVDAAAQPRRDQVFFGATVTYAREDDSEVTVTIVGVDEADMERGRVSWISPVARALLRGRVGDAVKLRLPSGVEEIEILSIHYPSAG from the coding sequence ATGGCCGACACGGACGACGATGATGACGACGACGCCAGCCTGTCCGGGCTGCCGGCCGGGACGCCTTTCTACATGACGCCCGCCGGCCACGCCGCCCTGCGCGCGGAACTGGATGCCCTGTGGCAGGGGGAACGCCCCAAGGTGGTGGAGATCGTATCCTGGGCGGCCGGCCTGGGCGATCGCAGCGAGAACGCCGACTACCAGTACGGCAAGCGCCGGCTCCGCGAAATCGACCGCCGGGTTCGCTACATCCGCAAGCGCCTGGACAAGGCGGAGGTGGTGGACGCCGCCGCCCAGCCACGCCGTGACCAGGTGTTTTTCGGTGCCACCGTCACCTATGCCCGCGAGGACGATTCGGAGGTGACGGTCACCATTGTCGGCGTGGACGAAGCCGACATGGAGCGTGGGCGGGTGTCCTGGATTTCACCTGTCGCGCGGGCATTGCTGCGCGGCCGGGTGGGCGATGCCGTGAAGCTGCGCCTGCCCAGCGGCGTCGAGGAGATCGAGATTCTCTCGATCCACTACCCCTCAGCCGGCTGA